From Jeotgalibaca dankookensis, one genomic window encodes:
- a CDS encoding DUF1827 family protein produces the protein MKLIDVTNSHPRLVKEQLANTDANFVKVYSLGQTTVIFTGAPTHEDIILLNRNRRVKQNEIDFVLSKLSNRNIEEVEILPGHNFVELSYVKHDAHRLIH, from the coding sequence ATGAAATTAATTGATGTAACCAATAGTCATCCACGACTCGTCAAGGAGCAACTAGCTAACACCGATGCCAATTTTGTCAAGGTATATTCTCTCGGTCAAACAACTGTTATTTTTACGGGTGCACCTACGCACGAAGATATTATTTTACTAAACCGCAATCGTCGTGTAAAACAAAATGAAATTGACTTTGTCTTATCCAAACTTTCAAATCGTAATATCGAAGAAGTAGAAATATTACCTGGGCACAACTTTGTTGAACTATCCTATGTTAAACACGATGCCCACCGATTGATTCATTGA
- a CDS encoding ATP-dependent Clp protease ATP-binding subunit: MKCINCGLNEASIHLYASLNGQTQKIDLCQNCYQQLKASRGQSRNFNIFGNQPNGNPFDFGDLEQFFRQMPQPNRGQQKPASEPRPNQGQGNGNKDGGLLGQYGVNLTELARQGAIDPVIGRDSEIARVIEILNRRSKNNPVLTGEAGVGKTSVVEGLAQKIVDGDVPQKLIDKELIRLDVVSLVQGTGIRGQFEERMQQLMDQVRNDDKIILFIDEIHEIVGAGSAEGSMDAGNILKPALARGELQLIGATTLNEYRKIEKDAALERRFQPVRVSEPTPEQALIILQGLQAKYEDYHKVKYSDEAIEAAVKLSHRYIQDRFLPDKAIDLLDESGSKKNLTLKIVDPNEIDNRIQTAEKEKEAATNAEDYEKAAYYRDQIANLRHMKENPQTLDQNNLVTEKDIQTIIEIKTNIPVGDLLEKEQTQLKNLDEDLKKHVIGQDDAIDRVAKAIRRNRVGFSRKNRPIGSFLFVGPTGVGKTELARQLAQEMFGTEDAIIRFDMSEYMEKHAVSKLIGSPPGYVGYEEAGQLTERVRRTPYSIVLLDEVEKAHPDVMHLFLQILEDGRLTDAQGRTISFKDTVIIMTSNAGTGDQEASVGFGAALAGKTHSIIDKLSNYFKPEFINRFDAIVEFNSLSKENLTAILSLLLDDVNLALKDKDITITVSDKAKEKLIDLGYNPAMGARPLRRIIQEQIEDRVADYYLDNPEVKNIDFDVNEDDTIFVKETSKVTSETQD; encoded by the coding sequence ATGAAATGTATCAATTGTGGACTTAATGAAGCATCCATCCATTTATATGCTTCATTAAATGGACAAACTCAAAAAATAGATCTTTGTCAAAATTGCTATCAGCAATTAAAAGCTTCACGTGGACAAAGTAGAAACTTTAATATTTTTGGAAACCAACCCAATGGCAACCCCTTTGATTTTGGTGACCTCGAACAATTTTTTAGACAAATGCCACAACCAAACCGTGGACAACAAAAACCAGCTAGCGAACCACGTCCGAACCAAGGACAAGGAAATGGGAATAAAGATGGTGGTCTACTTGGACAATACGGCGTTAATTTAACAGAGCTCGCCCGTCAAGGTGCCATCGATCCGGTTATTGGCCGTGACAGCGAAATTGCTCGGGTTATTGAAATTTTAAACCGTCGCAGCAAGAATAACCCTGTTTTAACAGGTGAAGCTGGTGTTGGGAAAACTTCTGTTGTAGAAGGTCTGGCTCAAAAAATTGTCGATGGTGATGTTCCTCAAAAACTTATAGATAAAGAATTAATCCGTTTAGATGTGGTTTCACTTGTTCAAGGGACTGGTATTCGCGGTCAATTTGAAGAACGTATGCAACAATTGATGGATCAAGTTCGTAATGATGATAAAATTATTCTCTTCATTGACGAAATACATGAAATTGTAGGAGCAGGTAGTGCCGAAGGGAGCATGGATGCGGGTAATATCCTTAAACCAGCTCTCGCACGTGGTGAACTCCAATTGATTGGTGCGACTACATTAAATGAATACCGTAAAATTGAAAAAGACGCGGCTCTTGAGCGTCGTTTCCAACCCGTTCGCGTTAGCGAACCAACGCCTGAACAAGCCTTGATTATTTTACAAGGTTTACAAGCAAAATATGAAGACTATCATAAAGTTAAATATTCAGATGAAGCGATTGAAGCAGCTGTAAAATTGTCGCATCGTTATATTCAAGATCGTTTCTTACCGGATAAAGCAATCGACCTTTTAGATGAATCTGGATCTAAGAAAAACTTAACCTTGAAAATTGTTGATCCTAACGAGATAGATAATCGGATTCAAACAGCTGAAAAAGAAAAAGAAGCCGCAACTAATGCAGAGGATTACGAAAAAGCAGCTTATTACCGTGATCAAATTGCTAATTTACGACATATGAAGGAAAACCCTCAGACTTTAGACCAAAATAATTTAGTGACGGAAAAAGACATCCAAACGATTATTGAAATAAAAACTAACATACCCGTTGGGGATTTATTAGAAAAAGAACAAACACAACTCAAAAATCTTGATGAAGATTTGAAGAAACATGTGATTGGTCAAGATGACGCAATTGATCGTGTGGCTAAAGCTATTCGCCGTAACCGTGTGGGATTCTCGCGTAAAAACCGTCCAATTGGATCATTCTTATTTGTTGGTCCAACAGGTGTAGGTAAAACGGAATTAGCACGTCAATTAGCGCAAGAAATGTTTGGGACTGAAGATGCGATTATACGTTTTGACATGAGTGAATATATGGAAAAACATGCCGTATCTAAGTTAATCGGTTCTCCTCCAGGTTATGTTGGCTACGAAGAAGCTGGTCAATTAACTGAACGTGTCCGTCGAACACCTTATAGTATTGTCTTACTAGACGAAGTTGAAAAAGCCCATCCAGACGTCATGCATCTCTTCTTACAAATTCTAGAAGATGGTCGCTTAACAGACGCTCAAGGCCGGACAATTAGTTTTAAAGACACAGTGATTATTATGACGAGTAATGCTGGTACAGGTGACCAAGAAGCTAGCGTTGGATTTGGCGCTGCTCTAGCTGGCAAGACACATTCAATCATTGATAAATTATCTAACTACTTTAAACCAGAGTTTATCAACCGTTTTGATGCCATAGTGGAATTTAACTCATTGAGTAAAGAAAACTTAACAGCTATTTTAAGTCTATTGCTTGACGATGTTAACTTAGCATTAAAAGATAAAGATATTACAATCACAGTGAGCGATAAAGCCAAAGAAAAATTAATCGATCTCGGTTATAACCCAGCAATGGGTGCACGCCCACTTCGTCGTATTATTCAAGAACAAATTGAAGACCGCGTAGCAGACTATTACCTTGATAACCCTGAAGTAAAAAATATTGATTTTGATGTCAACGAAGATGATACAATTTTTGTCAAAGAAACAAGTAAAGTAACAAGTGAAACACAAGATTAA
- a CDS encoding phosphocarrier protein HPr, with protein MEKKDFHIIAETGIHARLATLLVQAASKFNSDINLEYKGKSVNLKSIMGVMSLGVGQGASVTITTDGADEVEAMEGIVETLKKEGLAE; from the coding sequence ATGGAGAAAAAAGACTTTCATATTATTGCTGAAACAGGGATTCACGCACGACTTGCTACTTTATTAGTACAAGCTGCAAGTAAATTTAACTCAGATATTAACCTTGAGTATAAAGGTAAATCAGTTAACTTGAAATCAATTATGGGTGTTATGTCTCTTGGCGTAGGTCAAGGTGCAAGCGTAACAATCACAACTGATGGTGCTGACGAAGTTGAAGCAATGGAAGGAATCGTTGAAACTCTTAAAAAGGAAGGACTGGCTGAATAA
- the ptsP gene encoding phosphoenolpyruvate--protein phosphotransferase, whose amino-acid sequence MTNRLVGIAASDGIAIGKAYLLTEPDLSFGKISINDPEGETNRLLDSFEKSKEEIQGIRDHVAVAVGDEEAQVFDAHLMVLSDPELTEGIKNEITNNKINAEAALSQVANMYISMFAAMEDNPYMQERAADIRDVTERVMSHLLGLKIPSPATINKEVVIVAQDLTPSDTAQLNRQFVKGFVTDIGGRTSHSAIMARSLEIPAIVGTKTVTQTVSEGDMIIVDGLKGDVIINPDEETIASYQQQRLEFEKLQAEWQKLKNAKSITKDGKQIEIAANIGTPKDLVGVNDNGAEGIGLYRTEFLYMDSEDFPTEDEQFEAYKEVLEGVNGNAVVVRTMDIGGDKELPYLDLPEEMNPFLGYRAVRISLAETDMFRTQLRALLRASHYGKLRIMFPMIATVNEFRDAKAILEEEKEALVAAGTPVSDEIQVGIMIEIPAAAVLAHQFAKEVDFFSIGTNDLIQYTMAADRMNERVSYLYQPYNPSILTLLKHVIDSAHAEGKWVGMCGEMAGDQTAVPLLLGLGLDEFSMSASSVLKTRSLIAKLDSKEMEKLADKAINECSTVQEVIALVKEVEASIAK is encoded by the coding sequence ATGACAAACCGTTTAGTAGGTATTGCAGCTAGTGATGGCATTGCAATTGGAAAAGCCTACCTTTTGACGGAGCCAGACTTATCTTTTGGAAAAATTTCAATCAATGATCCAGAGGGCGAAACAAATCGTCTTCTGGATTCTTTTGAAAAATCAAAAGAGGAGATTCAAGGTATCCGTGATCATGTAGCAGTAGCTGTTGGTGACGAAGAGGCCCAAGTTTTTGATGCTCATCTGATGGTTTTATCTGACCCTGAGTTAACTGAAGGTATAAAAAATGAAATTACAAACAATAAAATAAACGCTGAGGCTGCTTTATCACAAGTTGCAAATATGTATATTAGTATGTTTGCAGCAATGGAAGATAACCCTTATATGCAAGAGCGTGCTGCTGACATCAGAGATGTTACCGAGCGCGTTATGTCGCATTTACTAGGTTTGAAGATTCCAAGTCCAGCAACTATAAATAAAGAAGTCGTTATTGTAGCGCAAGATTTAACACCAAGTGATACTGCACAATTAAACCGCCAATTCGTAAAAGGGTTTGTAACCGATATCGGAGGGCGTACGTCTCACTCGGCCATTATGGCGCGTTCTTTGGAAATTCCAGCGATTGTTGGAACAAAAACAGTAACCCAAACGGTTTCTGAAGGAGATATGATTATCGTTGATGGTCTTAAAGGCGACGTTATCATTAATCCGGATGAAGAAACAATTGCTTCTTATCAACAACAACGCTTAGAATTTGAAAAATTACAAGCAGAATGGCAAAAATTAAAAAATGCTAAAAGTATTACTAAAGATGGTAAACAAATTGAAATCGCAGCAAACATTGGTACACCAAAAGATTTAGTTGGTGTGAATGATAATGGTGCGGAAGGAATCGGTCTGTATCGAACTGAATTTTTATATATGGATTCTGAAGACTTCCCTACTGAAGATGAGCAATTTGAAGCCTACAAAGAAGTTTTAGAAGGCGTCAATGGAAATGCGGTTGTTGTGCGTACCATGGATATTGGTGGCGACAAAGAACTGCCTTATCTAGATTTACCAGAAGAGATGAACCCATTCTTAGGGTACCGTGCCGTTCGGATATCTTTAGCTGAAACGGATATGTTCCGTACGCAATTGCGTGCCTTGTTACGTGCATCTCACTACGGGAAATTGCGTATCATGTTCCCAATGATTGCAACAGTAAATGAATTCCGTGATGCAAAAGCAATACTAGAAGAAGAAAAAGAAGCTTTAGTGGCTGCTGGAACACCCGTTTCAGACGAAATTCAAGTTGGAATTATGATAGAAATTCCTGCTGCAGCCGTTTTGGCACACCAATTTGCTAAAGAAGTTGACTTCTTTAGCATTGGAACTAACGATCTAATCCAATATACGATGGCAGCAGACCGCATGAACGAACGCGTTTCATACTTGTACCAACCGTATAATCCATCTATCTTAACGCTACTAAAACACGTAATTGATTCTGCTCATGCAGAAGGTAAGTGGGTTGGTATGTGTGGGGAAATGGCTGGCGATCAAACAGCTGTCCCATTGTTACTTGGTCTTGGATTAGATGAGTTTTCAATGAGTGCTTCAAGTGTTTTAAAAACAAGAAGTCTAATTGCAAAACTAGACTCAAAAGAAATGGAAAAACTAGCTGATAAAGCAATCAACGAATGTTCAACTGTTCAAGAAGTGATCGCTTTAGTTAAAGAAGTAGAAGCAAGTATAGCAAAATAA
- a CDS encoding NAD(P)-dependent oxidoreductase: protein MSKKIGFIGTGVMGSSMVEHLLDAGHEVYVYNRTKSKTDPLVSKGAIWQGSPAAVTKKSDIIITIVGYPKDVENTHFGEDGIFETAKPGDILIDMTTSTPSLAVKIYEAAKQRQIESLDAPVSGGDKGAKNGTLTTMVGGERATFEKAKEILEVFSSKVMLQGPAGSGQHTKMANQIMIASTMVGMTELMVYAKKAGLNVESVIEQVGSGAAGNWSLTNYSPRILQKDYSPGFFVKHFIKDLNIALDEAEKMELALPGTKLARDLYQQLAESRHAEDGTQALIKLWWN from the coding sequence ATGAGTAAGAAGATTGGTTTTATTGGGACAGGTGTCATGGGATCGTCTATGGTAGAACATCTCCTTGATGCAGGACACGAAGTTTATGTTTATAATCGAACAAAAAGTAAAACAGACCCATTAGTATCAAAGGGTGCTATTTGGCAAGGATCACCTGCTGCAGTGACAAAAAAAAGTGACATTATTATTACAATTGTAGGGTATCCTAAAGATGTAGAGAATACTCACTTTGGTGAGGATGGTATTTTTGAAACAGCTAAACCAGGTGATATTCTTATTGATATGACAACGAGTACACCTAGTTTAGCAGTTAAAATATATGAAGCAGCAAAGCAAAGACAAATTGAATCCTTAGACGCGCCTGTTTCGGGTGGAGATAAAGGGGCTAAGAACGGAACGCTGACTACCATGGTAGGTGGTGAACGTGCTACATTTGAAAAAGCCAAAGAAATATTAGAAGTTTTCTCCAGCAAAGTTATGTTACAAGGACCCGCCGGTAGTGGCCAGCATACTAAGATGGCAAACCAGATTATGATTGCGAGTACCATGGTGGGAATGACTGAGTTAATGGTATATGCAAAAAAAGCAGGGTTAAATGTTGAAAGTGTCATTGAACAAGTCGGTTCAGGGGCAGCTGGTAATTGGTCGCTAACAAATTATTCTCCTCGCATTTTACAAAAGGATTATTCACCTGGATTCTTTGTAAAACACTTTATTAAAGATTTAAACATCGCGCTTGACGAAGCTGAAAAAATGGAATTAGCGTTGCCAGGAACTAAATTGGCACGGGATCTGTACCAACAATTAGCTGAAAGTAGGCACGCAGAAGATGGGACACAAGCACTGATTAAATTATGGTGGAATTAG
- a CDS encoding YkuJ family protein gives MKPSQLSAIIRRLEVMMEDDGEIEVRRFEKDGEERCVVKYDRETQTFELEERESNQSYQFDDLDLVAIEIFELIQD, from the coding sequence ATGAAACCTTCACAATTATCAGCAATCATTCGCCGCCTAGAAGTGATGATGGAAGACGATGGGGAAATCGAAGTTCGTCGCTTTGAGAAAGATGGGGAAGAACGATGTGTAGTAAAATATGATCGGGAAACACAAACCTTTGAGTTAGAAGAACGTGAAAGTAACCAATCCTATCAATTTGATGATTTAGATTTAGTTGCGATAGAAATTTTTGAATTAATCCAAGACTAA
- a CDS encoding homoserine kinase: protein MPNLTPHHLQMTSEIAPARGLGSSSAAIVAGIELANLLGDLELTADAKIQWASKIEGHPDNVTPAIVGGFVVRAVLDDRVYWKKIPFLDVAMVVCVPEHQLKTIQSRTVLPTNLPFKQAVKVSSLANVLLASLQKGNLITAGKMIESDIFHEPYRAKLIPELNHVRSIGHEEAAYGTYISGAGTAVMTMISREYARNLRERLQIELPRCRTHITHVGGKESVIL from the coding sequence ATTCCCAATCTAACTCCTCACCATTTGCAAATGACCTCTGAGATAGCACCAGCAAGAGGTTTAGGGAGCAGCTCGGCTGCTATTGTTGCTGGTATCGAATTAGCGAATTTATTAGGTGATCTAGAATTAACAGCGGATGCAAAAATTCAATGGGCTTCTAAAATAGAAGGACATCCAGATAATGTTACGCCTGCAATCGTTGGGGGATTTGTTGTAAGAGCAGTATTGGATGACCGTGTTTACTGGAAAAAAATTCCTTTTCTAGATGTAGCGATGGTTGTCTGTGTACCAGAACATCAATTAAAAACCATTCAAAGTCGAACCGTTTTGCCAACAAATTTGCCGTTTAAACAGGCTGTTAAAGTGAGTAGTTTAGCAAACGTTTTATTAGCATCCTTACAAAAGGGAAATTTAATAACGGCAGGTAAAATGATAGAGTCAGATATTTTTCATGAACCCTATCGAGCTAAATTAATACCAGAACTTAATCACGTTCGTTCAATTGGCCATGAGGAAGCAGCCTATGGAACATATATAAGTGGGGCAGGTACAGCCGTTATGACAATGATTTCTCGTGAATATGCAAGGAATCTTCGAGAACGCTTACAAATAGAGCTTCCACGTTGTCGGACGCATATAACACATGTTGGTGGGAAAGAATCGGTCATTTTATAA
- a CDS encoding YqeG family HAD IIIA-type phosphatase: MLEQFKPDWMIETVYQITPEMLKKHNIKAVFADLDNTLIAWNNPNGTPELREWIKNLKAHEIPVVIVSNNSNKRVKIVAELLGLGYVSRAFKPLTAGIKRASRKIGVPIEECVMIGDQLITDIQGANRAGVRTILVRPIIDSDAWNTRLNRFIERYIMRYLLKKNPDMKWRNECD, encoded by the coding sequence ATGCTGGAACAATTTAAGCCTGATTGGATGATTGAAACGGTTTATCAAATCACACCGGAGATGCTAAAAAAACATAATATTAAAGCGGTTTTTGCAGATTTGGATAACACCTTGATAGCTTGGAATAACCCCAATGGTACACCAGAATTAAGAGAGTGGATTAAAAATTTAAAAGCCCATGAAATCCCTGTTGTTATTGTTTCAAACAACAGTAATAAACGTGTTAAAATTGTAGCAGAACTTTTGGGGTTAGGTTATGTATCGCGTGCTTTTAAGCCTCTTACGGCAGGGATAAAAAGAGCTTCTAGGAAGATTGGAGTACCAATTGAGGAGTGTGTTATGATTGGTGACCAACTGATTACAGATATTCAAGGGGCAAATCGAGCTGGGGTACGTACGATTTTAGTACGACCTATCATTGACTCGGATGCTTGGAATACACGCTTGAATCGTTTTATAGAAAGATACATCATGCGGTATTTATTGAAAAAAAATCCTGACATGAAATGGAGGAATGAATGTGACTGA
- the yqeH gene encoding ribosome biogenesis GTPase YqeH codes for MNVTEEELYCIGCGAKIQTEDKTLRGYTPASALAKGLESGQVLCQRCFRLRHYNQLEKVFATDDEFLAMLDSIGEEKALVVKVVDIFDVYGSMIPGLHRFVGNNPVLMVGNKVDVLPRSIKPSRIKHWMMKQARVAGLRPIDAMLVSGKKATNIDDLLEMIEKYREGRDVYVVGVTNVGKSTIMNQIIKAATGNKEDIITTSRFPGTTLDQIRIPLDDGTFLIDTPGIIHHHQIAHVLSEKDLNLVSPQKELKPVTYQLNPGQTLFLGGIARFDYISGERASFTCYFNNDLKIHRTKLENASAFYEKHKGGLLQPPNEKDSPSFPDLVKREYMVKEPSDIVFSGLGWIAVHKPGKIAAWVPEGVDAVIRESII; via the coding sequence ATGAATGTGACTGAAGAAGAACTATATTGTATTGGTTGTGGGGCTAAAATACAAACAGAAGATAAAACATTGCGCGGGTATACACCGGCTAGTGCATTAGCCAAAGGATTAGAATCTGGGCAAGTACTCTGTCAGCGTTGCTTCCGTTTACGTCATTATAATCAACTTGAAAAAGTATTCGCAACTGACGATGAATTCTTAGCTATGCTAGATAGTATCGGTGAAGAGAAAGCATTAGTAGTGAAGGTGGTTGATATTTTTGACGTTTATGGGAGTATGATTCCCGGCTTACATCGTTTTGTGGGAAATAATCCTGTTTTAATGGTTGGAAATAAAGTTGATGTGTTACCACGGTCTATTAAACCATCACGGATTAAGCACTGGATGATGAAGCAAGCGCGCGTAGCTGGATTACGTCCTATTGATGCTATGTTAGTAAGTGGAAAAAAAGCCACGAATATAGATGACTTACTAGAAATGATTGAAAAATACCGTGAGGGACGAGACGTTTATGTGGTTGGAGTAACCAATGTCGGCAAATCAACCATCATGAATCAGATTATTAAAGCGGCTACTGGAAATAAAGAAGATATTATTACAACTTCACGTTTTCCTGGAACGACCTTAGATCAAATTCGTATTCCACTTGATGATGGTACTTTTTTAATTGATACACCAGGTATTATCCATCATCATCAAATTGCTCATGTCCTATCAGAAAAGGATTTGAATTTAGTATCGCCACAAAAAGAATTGAAGCCAGTTACCTATCAACTTAATCCCGGACAGACCTTATTCCTAGGAGGCATTGCTCGTTTTGATTATATTAGCGGCGAACGGGCTTCATTTACGTGTTACTTTAATAATGATTTAAAAATTCATCGTACAAAATTAGAAAATGCAAGTGCCTTTTATGAGAAACATAAAGGTGGTTTATTGCAACCACCTAACGAAAAAGATAGCCCTAGCTTCCCAGACTTAGTTAAACGCGAGTATATGGTCAAAGAACCGTCCGACATTGTCTTTTCAGGACTTGGATGGATTGCTGTCCACAAACCAGGGAAAATCGCTGCTTGGGTGCCTGAAGGCGTAGATGCGGTTATTCGCGAATCCATTATATAG
- the yhbY gene encoding ribosome assembly RNA-binding protein YhbY, translated as MNLRGKQKQFLKKEAHHLQPLFQIGKAGLTDEIIHSIDEALEKRELIKINLLQNTDEEVGDVAEQVADRTDALIVQQIGKTIIFFRESTKEKNQNISTQVKKI; from the coding sequence ATGAATTTAAGAGGAAAGCAAAAGCAGTTTTTAAAAAAAGAAGCACACCATCTACAACCGCTTTTTCAAATTGGAAAAGCAGGATTGACGGATGAGATTATTCATTCGATCGATGAAGCACTCGAAAAACGTGAGTTAATAAAAATTAATTTATTACAAAATACAGATGAAGAAGTTGGAGATGTTGCAGAACAAGTAGCAGATCGTACAGATGCATTGATCGTTCAACAAATTGGTAAAACAATTATCTTTTTCCGTGAATCAACGAAAGAAAAAAACCAAAACATCTCCACACAAGTTAAGAAGATATAG
- a CDS encoding nicotinate-nucleotide adenylyltransferase — protein sequence MQFFVLEETQAHEEVEKRQRVGILGGTFNPPHFGHLIMAEQAGKKLGLDKVYFMPDAEPPHIDRKPFIAGRHRSEMVKRSIAGNPLFELETIELERGGKSYTIDTMEELIRRHPHTDYYFIIGGDMVEYLPKWHRINELVTMVNFVGVARPGYEKISPYPIIWVDSPEVAISSTEVRKMVRNGQSVRYLVPEAVEQYMMEEGLYLD from the coding sequence ATGCAATTTTTTGTGTTAGAAGAAACGCAAGCCCATGAAGAGGTAGAAAAACGTCAACGAGTAGGAATTTTAGGGGGGACTTTTAATCCCCCTCATTTTGGTCATTTAATTATGGCAGAGCAAGCTGGTAAAAAATTGGGTTTAGATAAAGTTTATTTTATGCCTGATGCAGAACCCCCTCATATTGATAGAAAACCATTCATCGCTGGAAGGCATCGTTCTGAGATGGTCAAGCGCAGTATTGCGGGTAATCCTCTTTTTGAGCTCGAAACAATTGAGTTAGAGCGTGGTGGGAAGAGTTATACCATTGATACTATGGAGGAGCTTATAAGGCGTCACCCTCATACCGATTATTACTTTATTATCGGAGGCGATATGGTTGAGTATTTGCCTAAGTGGCATCGAATCAACGAGCTTGTTACGATGGTTAATTTTGTTGGTGTTGCCCGTCCAGGATACGAAAAAATAAGTCCTTATCCTATTATATGGGTCGACTCACCTGAAGTAGCAATCAGTTCTACCGAGGTCAGAAAGATGGTTCGAAACGGTCAATCTGTTCGGTACCTTGTCCCCGAAGCAGTTGAACAGTACATGATGGAAGAAGGGCTTTATCTTGATTAA
- the yqeK gene encoding bis(5'-nucleosyl)-tetraphosphatase (symmetrical) YqeK, producing the protein MINSYTSWERADILKELKKQVKKTRFEHILRVEEKALELAEKYHADKEACQLAALLHDYAKDLDVKVVKKLQKEAHIDDEMLAYGSNVWHGPMAAYFAKEKFGITNPEILTAISQHTIGGREMSLVGKILFIADYIEEGRKFPGVKKARRLADKNIDRAVRYKVIQTLLHLVENEKKIYPETLEVYNQWV; encoded by the coding sequence TTGATTAATTCTTACACAAGTTGGGAACGCGCTGATATACTGAAGGAATTGAAAAAACAAGTTAAAAAAACACGTTTCGAACATATTTTAAGGGTGGAAGAAAAGGCATTAGAATTGGCTGAAAAATACCATGCTGATAAGGAAGCGTGTCAACTAGCAGCGCTTTTACATGACTATGCCAAAGATTTAGACGTAAAGGTAGTTAAAAAGTTACAAAAAGAAGCACATATCGATGATGAAATGTTAGCTTATGGGAGTAATGTCTGGCATGGTCCTATGGCGGCCTATTTTGCAAAAGAAAAATTCGGTATAACAAATCCAGAGATTCTAACGGCTATCTCCCAACACACGATTGGTGGCAGAGAGATGTCACTCGTGGGCAAAATTTTATTTATCGCCGACTATATTGAAGAAGGTCGAAAGTTCCCTGGAGTAAAAAAAGCACGTAGATTAGCTGATAAAAATATAGATCGTGCTGTCCGATATAAAGTGATACAAACGCTTTTACATTTAGTTGAAAATGAAAAGAAAATTTATCCTGAAACACTAGAGGTCTATAATCAATGGGTGTAA
- the rsfS gene encoding ribosome silencing factor — MNNEEILEIIVKAADDKLAENIMVLDVRGLTSLGDYFVIMNGRNERQMHGIVDGVLEAAHKNNMEVLHQEGKNSGNWTLIDLNTVIVHVFNAEERSYYNLEKLWSEAPLVDITGMINEQ; from the coding sequence TTGAATAATGAGGAAATATTAGAAATAATTGTTAAAGCTGCCGATGATAAACTGGCAGAAAATATTATGGTTTTAGATGTTCGGGGATTAACATCCTTAGGCGATTATTTTGTTATTATGAACGGGCGCAATGAACGCCAAATGCACGGGATTGTTGATGGTGTTTTAGAAGCTGCTCACAAAAATAATATGGAAGTTCTTCATCAAGAAGGAAAGAACTCTGGAAACTGGACCTTAATTGATTTAAATACCGTGATTGTCCATGTTTTTAATGCGGAAGAACGTTCCTATTATAATCTAGAAAAATTATGGAGTGAAGCACCACTTGTCGATATCACTGGAATGATAAATGAACAATGA